One genomic window of Aliiroseovarius sp. M344 includes the following:
- a CDS encoding NUDIX domain-containing protein, with the protein MSISFKTPRLAVRGLILQDNHLLMVNAYGGGVSDLLCLPGGGVEPGTSLPDNLIREVHEETGLTVSVGVPALVNEFHDPDTGFHQVEVVFRCRLETGQLDPSWRDPEDIVTDRHWVSRDQISALHFRPISLPELAWGKSQSAPTYDALETIVR; encoded by the coding sequence ATGTCGATATCCTTCAAAACACCACGGCTCGCTGTGCGAGGCCTGATTTTGCAAGACAATCACCTGTTGATGGTCAATGCCTATGGCGGAGGCGTCTCTGACCTTCTGTGCCTGCCAGGCGGCGGGGTCGAGCCTGGCACCAGCCTGCCCGACAATCTGATCCGCGAGGTGCATGAGGAAACCGGCCTAACCGTTTCAGTTGGCGTGCCTGCGTTGGTCAATGAATTCCACGACCCTGACACGGGCTTTCATCAGGTCGAAGTTGTCTTTCGCTGCAGGTTGGAAACCGGGCAGCTTGACCCTTCATGGCGAGACCCCGAAGACATTGTGACTGATCGACATTGGGTTTCGCGGGACCAGATTTCTGCTTTGCACTTCCGCCCCATTTCTCTACCCGAATTGGCATGGGGAAAAAGCCAGAGCGCGCCCACTTACGACGCTTTGGAAACCATCGTCAGATAG